From a region of the Butyrivibrio sp. AE3004 genome:
- a CDS encoding AlkZ-related protein, with product MTAGDGYDFDARFDDGLAPYKDKDVVDLISGQGAILTREIKDSLNYKKGGNKGFETVITRLQMQTYVVVPVNYEYSKRKNGDEYGWGQLPI from the coding sequence ATTACCGCAGGGGATGGTTATGACTTTGATGCCAGATTTGATGACGGGCTTGCACCATATAAGGATAAAGATGTTGTGGATCTTATTTCTGGACAAGGAGCAATACTGACTCGGGAGATTAAGGACAGCTTGAATTATAAAAAGGGTGGAAACAAGGGATTTGAGACAGTGATCACCAGGCTTCAGATGCAGACATATGTTGTTGTGCCGGTAAATTATGAATACAGTAAGCGTAAGAATGGCGATGAATACGGCTGGGGCCAACTGCCGATATGA
- a CDS encoding AlkZ-related protein, translated as LPFFSGRIEGFSLEENISYDAWYQGRWSGKIHWDAWDWKGQVLQNKELVYGKFFEKKAGFISLKLWPDFCNYRRGWL; from the coding sequence CTGCCATTCTTTTCAGGAAGGATTGAAGGCTTCTCGCTGGAAGAGAATATTTCATATGATGCATGGTATCAGGGACGCTGGAGTGGGAAAATCCATTGGGATGCCTGGGACTGGAAAGGACAGGTTCTTCAGAACAAAGAGCTTGTTTATGGCAAGTTCTTTGAGAAAAAAGCTGGATTTATCAGTTTGAAACTATGGCCGGACTTCTGTAATTACCGCAGGGGATGGTTATGA
- a CDS encoding helix-turn-helix domain-containing protein — MNDNDVKELVNRIRNTIKKEDIPAAELAEKAEVSYNTAKDFLNGKKDPDFRTVIRMIDAADLDISKVFEATTILIETDNPTEDFYVRKYRRLDEYGKSAVKYIIDACTSYEKEKQRLARRKNKEDSADDSEQI, encoded by the coding sequence ATGAATGACAACGATGTTAAGGAACTTGTTAACAGGATTAGGAATACGATCAAAAAAGAGGATATTCCTGCGGCAGAACTTGCCGAAAAAGCAGAAGTGAGTTACAACACTGCCAAGGATTTTCTTAACGGGAAGAAAGATCCCGATTTCAGGACAGTAATCCGTATGATCGATGCAGCTGATCTTGACATTTCAAAGGTTTTTGAAGCGACAACCATTCTTATAGAAACAGACAACCCTACGGAAGATTTTTATGTCAGAAAGTATAGAAGACTTGATGAGTATGGGAAGAGTGCTGTGAAGTATATTATCGACGCCTGTACATCGTATGAGAAAGAGAAGCAACGACTGGCAAGAAGGAAAAATAAAGAAGACAGCGCAGATGATTCAGAGCAGATATAG
- a CDS encoding helix-turn-helix domain-containing protein → MPDRKVGERLRVLRMSEGLTQEAVAKLFNLSSGRIISAYETGTRLVPLDLVVKYSGEFDISTDWILTGRDSTSCKNTA, encoded by the coding sequence ATGCCTGATAGGAAAGTCGGGGAGAGACTCAGGGTGCTCAGGATGAGTGAAGGCCTAACGCAAGAGGCGGTGGCAAAACTGTTCAATCTGTCCAGTGGCAGGATAATCTCGGCATATGAAACCGGGACAAGGCTTGTTCCGCTGGATCTGGTGGTCAAATATTCCGGTGAGTTTGATATTTCAACGGACTGGATACTGACAGGGCGAGATAGTACGAGCTGTAAGAATACTGCATAG